In Nonomuraea sp. NBC_00507, the following are encoded in one genomic region:
- a CDS encoding DMT family transporter yields the protein MTALSWAIALSVLSAICYAAAAVAQDHFAGVRQGKLRWVLPLLLNAAGGGLHVIALQYGAVGVVQALGALTLIFALPMAAVRGRSVTRAAWQHSWLTVTGLAALLALTTGGPGTLIAASAQWLSAIAVIAIVALAVTARRATSPMARSLLLAGAAGTAFAVSSVLTKTVMIDLPTGITGASLPSLVTIGVLAVAGQLLSQHSYRGGGLAAPLAMVSVANPVVAGAIGILLLGDGVRMGGTGVVLALGAVVVTAGGVIGLAAHTPAGDAAAPARGGGTTRDTVTAPDPDNADTGRSAPCVFA from the coding sequence GCCGCCGTCGCCCAGGACCACTTCGCCGGCGTACGACAGGGGAAGCTCCGCTGGGTGCTGCCGCTCCTGCTCAACGCGGCCGGCGGCGGACTTCACGTCATCGCGCTCCAGTACGGCGCCGTCGGCGTGGTGCAAGCCCTCGGTGCGCTCACCCTCATCTTCGCCCTGCCGATGGCCGCCGTACGAGGCCGCAGCGTCACCCGCGCCGCCTGGCAGCACTCCTGGCTGACCGTCACCGGCCTGGCCGCACTGCTCGCCCTGACCACTGGCGGCCCCGGCACCCTCATCGCGGCCTCGGCGCAGTGGCTGTCCGCCATCGCCGTGATCGCGATCGTCGCCCTCGCCGTCACCGCACGCCGCGCCACCTCTCCCATGGCCAGAAGCCTCCTGCTCGCAGGGGCCGCAGGTACGGCGTTCGCCGTGTCATCGGTCCTGACCAAGACCGTGATGATCGACCTGCCCACCGGCATCACCGGCGCCTCGCTGCCTTCTCTGGTCACGATCGGCGTCCTGGCCGTGGCCGGACAACTGCTCAGCCAGCATTCCTACCGAGGTGGCGGCCTGGCGGCCCCGCTGGCCATGGTCAGTGTCGCGAACCCGGTCGTCGCCGGCGCGATCGGGATCCTGCTGCTGGGAGACGGCGTCCGCATGGGCGGGACGGGAGTGGTCCTCGCCTTGGGCGCGGTCGTCGTCACCGCAGGCGGCGTCATCGGCCTGGCCGCACACACTCCGGCCGGTGACGCCGCCGCGCCCGCCCGAGGCGGTGGCACGACGCGGGACACCGTAACCGCCCCCGACCCGGACAACGCGGACACCGGCCGATCAGCGCCCTGCGTGTTCGCTTGA
- a CDS encoding phenylacetate--CoA ligase family protein, giving the protein MLATAARQLRYVATVLRGGRFDVDALRKMVTDLRQTLDEFGEPGEGANELLPGGGVDDPEIRRSMADRRLRQAIRQAAEHTAYYRLWFKEHGVDPSRIGLDQLDQVASTPKSALRGAGPAFVSDQSEPVLMAQTTGTTGTPTVVWFSRYELELSAVLSAISYLMVGGVREHHVSMSCVSSRATVGLISVQRALGLVGAGFVAQGLVDPGIALDRLATPLHLPGKAPHITDLYTVPSYLGALVQRAEQDGWQARDFGLRQILTGAEILTDALRERVREVFDVPVSDVYGMTELVPTTGLVCTQQHLHLASEQAHFEVLDRNADTPAPVGEIGELVATPYVPYRDTTLLVRYRTGDLVRRLPDEPYGCELAQLPATSPIVGRAKHFTGGPTARDILEVLQGVREVPLPTRYALTGDPLKPDLHVVAPRGGGLAGRIEERAAARSLQVADIVLVEEARDLPEPCRVRADLYEHSFETSPS; this is encoded by the coding sequence ATGCTTGCCACAGCCGCTCGACAGCTCCGCTATGTCGCCACCGTGCTCCGCGGCGGCCGATTCGACGTTGACGCACTACGGAAAATGGTGACCGACCTCCGTCAGACGCTTGACGAGTTCGGCGAGCCGGGTGAGGGCGCCAATGAGCTGCTGCCCGGCGGCGGTGTCGATGACCCGGAGATCCGGCGGTCGATGGCGGACCGGCGCCTGCGCCAGGCGATCCGCCAGGCTGCCGAGCACACTGCCTACTATCGGCTCTGGTTCAAGGAGCACGGGGTCGATCCGAGTCGCATCGGTCTCGATCAACTGGACCAGGTCGCGTCCACGCCCAAGTCGGCCTTGCGCGGCGCCGGTCCGGCGTTCGTGTCCGACCAGAGCGAACCGGTCCTGATGGCACAGACCACCGGCACCACCGGGACGCCGACCGTCGTCTGGTTTTCGCGCTACGAGCTGGAGCTGTCCGCGGTACTGTCCGCGATCTCCTACCTCATGGTCGGTGGCGTGCGGGAACACCACGTCAGCATGTCGTGTGTCAGCTCGCGAGCGACCGTGGGCCTGATCTCGGTGCAGCGGGCGCTGGGCCTCGTCGGCGCCGGTTTTGTCGCGCAAGGACTGGTCGACCCGGGCATCGCGCTGGACCGGCTGGCCACGCCGCTGCACCTGCCAGGAAAGGCGCCGCACATCACCGACCTGTACACGGTTCCCTCGTACCTGGGGGCGCTCGTGCAGCGCGCCGAGCAGGACGGCTGGCAGGCCAGAGACTTCGGGCTGCGCCAGATCCTGACCGGAGCGGAAATCCTGACCGACGCGCTGCGCGAGCGGGTACGCGAGGTGTTCGACGTGCCGGTCTCCGACGTGTACGGAATGACGGAGCTCGTGCCGACCACGGGACTGGTCTGCACGCAGCAGCACCTTCATCTGGCATCCGAGCAGGCCCACTTCGAGGTCCTCGACCGGAACGCCGACACCCCGGCGCCGGTGGGTGAGATCGGCGAACTCGTGGCCACGCCGTACGTTCCCTACCGAGACACGACACTGCTCGTCCGGTACAGAACGGGCGATCTCGTCCGCCGGCTCCCGGACGAACCCTATGGCTGCGAGCTGGCTCAGCTCCCGGCCACCTCACCGATCGTCGGGCGGGCCAAACACTTCACCGGAGGTCCGACCGCCCGCGACATCCTGGAGGTGCTGCAGGGAGTGAGGGAGGTCCCGCTGCCCACCCGGTACGCGCTGACCGGCGATCCGCTCAAGCCCGATCTTCATGTCGTCGCACCACGCGGCGGCGGTCTTGCCGGCCGGATCGAGGAGCGAGCGGCGGCTCGGTCACTGCAGGTCGCCGACATCGTGCTCGTCGAAGAAGCCCGGGATCTTCCCGAGCCGTGCCGAGTGCGCGCGGACCTGTACGAGCACAGTTTCGAGACGTCGCCTTCATAG